The Euphorbia lathyris chromosome 2, ddEupLath1.1, whole genome shotgun sequence genome includes a window with the following:
- the LOC136219174 gene encoding FRIGIDA-like protein 1, giving the protein MASSNGTLKTIESALKLVDTKKESLKRAYDDLQAHSSLLSSFPLSWSDIDAHFSSLQTSLTRRFQDLQQSLESSEPLDSAVVLHGSGGSDQLATVNGGDPSSSSIQLHESQTLSKEVPVHEPSSSLNALIGNSAARPELVLLCEKRDGQGLRNYFNDHSRERSSIREELVSLMRAVPDAGAMVLDAMEGFFPANSSSRGDKDTDLCHLRKGCLDLFEVLIETKPVLSDQVKERAKTMALEWKNKVNLDGDCSLEALGFLNLIVAYELWGIFQADDLLNYFFVIARFKQATELCRAIGLGDLINDLVQKLIENEKHLLALKFVFEFGLTEKFQPVPLLKDHINECKRFSKKICEEGNNSAKAKNDARSREINALKAVLKVIDEHKLDSEYPRKELESQLETLQKQKVDKKVVAPSPNNRSQQLSKKQSQQQQSKKQRLNGNKRPVSIPGSISGASSAVHSFQQSHLPPAGLLSTTGPYGLIGSAPISSYSGASAGPYSISGVAMGYTGNPGPAGAHPYSAGNPVPAGAHSYSAGNPGPSGTHPYSDPYVPTGYYDRSAAYGGYNLPPQYHPGYYPQ; this is encoded by the exons ATGGCATCCTCGAACGGGACTCTGAAAACGATAGAATCAGCGTTGAAGCTAGTGGATACCAAAAAGGAAAGCCTTAAGCGTGCCTATGATGATTTACAAGCTCACTCCTCTCTTCTTTCCTCCTTTCCCCTCTCCTGGTCTGACATCGACGCCCACTTCTCCTCCCTTCAAACCTCCCTCACTCGTCGCTTTCAGGACCTCCAACAATCTCTTGAATCCTCTGAGCCACTTGACTCAGCTGTCGTTCTTCACGGGTCCGGTGGTTCCGATCAATTGGCAACCGTTAACGGTGGAGACCCATCTTCTTCGTCTATTCAATTGCATGAGTCTCAAACGCTGTCTAAGGAAGTCCCTGTGCACGAACCATCATCTTCTCTTAATGCATTGATTGGTAACTCCGCTGCTCGGCCGGAATTGGTGCTTCTGTGCGAGAAGAGGGATGGTCAAGGATTGAGAAACTATTTTAATGATCATTCAAGAGAGCGAAGCTCTATCCGGGAAGAGCTTGTAAGTTTAATGAGGGCTGTTCCAGATGCAGGGGCAATGGTTTTGGATGCAATGGAGGGTTTTTTTCCAGCAAATTCAAGTTCTAGAGGTGATAAAGATACGGACCTGTGCCATTTGAGGAAGGGTTGTTTGGACTTATTCGAGGTGTTAATAGAGACTAAACCCGTTCTGAGTGATCAGGTGAAAGAAAGAGCTAAAACCATGGCTTTGGAATGGAAAAATAAAGTGAATTTGGATGGGGATTGCTCTTTAGAGGCATTAGGTTTTTTGAATTTGATTGTGGCATATGAGTTGTGGGGGATATTTCAAGCAGATGACcttttaaattacttttttgTCATTGCTCGGTTTAAGCAAGCTACAGAATTGTGTCGGGCTATTGGCTTGGGAGACTTAATAAATG ATCTTGTTCAAAAGCTCATTGAGAATGAAAAACACCTCTTGGCTCTCAAATTTGTCTTTGAATTTGGACTCACTGAGAAGTTCCAACCAGTTCCTCTCTTAAAAGATCACATTAATGAGTGCAAGAGATTTAGTAAGAAAATTTGTGAGGAGGGGAATAACTCTGCTAAAGCAAAG AATGATGCCAGATCCAGAGAAATTAATGCGTTGAAAGCAGTCCTTAAAGTTATTGACGAACACAAGCTTGATTCTGAGTATCCACGGAAGGAACTTGAGAGTCAACTTGAGACGCTACAGAAGCAGAAGGTAGACAAGAAAGTTGTTGCACCATCCCCTAATAATAGGTCTCAACAGCTATCAAAGAAACAGTCACAACAGCAGCAGTCAAAGAAGCAGCGGCTGAATGGTAATAAACGTCCGGTCTCTATCCCAGGCAGCATTTCTGGTGCCAGTTCAGCTGTTCATTCATTTCAGCAATCACATTTACCACCTGCAGGTTTGTTGTCAACCACTGGGCCTTATGGGTTAATTGGCTCTGCTCCAATTTCCTCTTATTCAGGCGCATCAGCTGGTCCTTATAGCATTTCAGGGGTTGCCATGGGTTATACGGGTAACCCAGGACCTGCTGGGGCCCATCCATACTCTGCAGGTAACCCAGTCCCTGCTGGGGCCCATTCATACTCTGCGGGTAACCCAGGCCCTTCTGGGACCCATCCATACTCTGATCCATATGTGCCAACTGGTTATTATGATAGATCAGCTGCTTATGGTGGATACAATCTTCCACCTCAATACCATCCTGGTTACTATCCCCAATAG